A genomic segment from Pectinophora gossypiella chromosome 3, ilPecGoss1.1, whole genome shotgun sequence encodes:
- the LOC126380642 gene encoding seminal metalloprotease 1-like: MLRFLVFGFVVALAAATPSLVRSREEIEAFRSFLENTKSSDGEHFLARTRTAPLANPEEMSGHYEGDIILDDFIIESMLQQYAMGRNAYVWPNTKWPEDTVVWEFGEGEFGPLQQQAILDGIADIENRSCVKFRYREPEDTVFVRVTGGAGGCYAHVGYWESRGVHTLNLARNTPGLGCFRHTTIVHEWLHILGFLHMQSTYNRDDYVKIVEENLIPGTEHNFAIYSSNLVSNLGVEYDYVSCMHYGPYAFSANGEKTIVALQEHEGEMGQRIFVSEKDWLRLQRHYECPGAWDEKSESESSESSESKESSESKEDSTESGNQGSESEEK; the protein is encoded by the exons ATGTTGCGGTTTCTAGTGTTCGGTTTTGTTGTGGCTCTGGCCGCTGCCACCCCTTCCCTGGTGAGGTCCAGGGAAGAGATCGAAGCCTTCAGGTCTTTCCTGGAGAACACTAAGAGCA GCGATGGCGAACACTTCCTGGCTCGTACCAGAACCGCTCCTCTGGCTAACCCTGAGGAGATGAGCGGTCACTACGAGGGCGACATCATCCTCGATGACTTTATCATCGAGAGCATGCTGCAA caaTACGCCATGGGCCGCAACGCTTACGTCTGGCCGAACACCAAGTGGCCCGAAGATACTGTTGTCTGGGAGTTCGGAGAGGGAGAGTTCG GTCCTCTGCAGCAGCAAGCCATCCTTGACGGCATCGCTGATATCGAGAACCGGTCCTGCGTGAAGTTCCGTTACCGTGAGCCTGAAGATACTGTCTTCGTCCGCGTTACC GGTGGAGCCGGCGGCTGCTACGCCCACGTGGGCTACTGGGAGTCCCGCGGGGTCCACACCCTGAACCTCGCCCGCAACACCCCCGGCCTGGGCTGCTTCCGGCACACCACCATCGTTCACGAGTGGCTGCACATCCTCGGCTTCCTCCACATGCAGTCCACCTACAACAGGGACGACTACGTCAAGATTGTTGAGGAGAATCTTATTCCTG GAACTGAACACAACTTCGCCATCTACAGTTCGAACCTCGTGTCCAACTTGGGCGTCGAATACGACTATGTGAGCTGCATGCACTATGGACCCTACGCTTTCTCTGCCAACGGCGAGAAGACTATCGTCGCACTGCAG GAGCACGAAGGTGAGATGGGTCAGCGCATATTCGTCAGCGAAAAGGACTGGCTCCGTCTCCAGAGACACTACGAATGCCCTGGAGCCTGGGACGAGAAGTCTGAGTCTGAGAGCAGCGAGAGCTCTGAGAGCAAAGAAAGCTCTGAGAGCAAAGAGGACTCTACGGAATCCGGAAACCAGGGCTCAGAAAGCGAGGAGAAATAG
- the LOC126380608 gene encoding high choriolytic enzyme 2-like: MMLRFCVLLCAVGLAVGAPPAPQRTQADIDELRQILSKAKPGDGNLEEAMAERPWSSAWENSGKYQGDIILTDDQIEDMVAEYSSAEQRNGMANPNTRWPGNTIIYEFAAGHFSTAQQNEIMSSFNMFNTRTCVRFRRRTNEHDFVRITGWSDGCYAHVGYMRNFGAHTFNIAWPGCSNRMIIMHEWLHVVGFHHMHQTYPRDDWVIINWQNVQNGMASQFNRFSNSLITMLGLPYEYASNQHYGSHAFSFNGQPTITPRFNDGGQMGQLQFVSGWDILRVNRLYNCPGAWNQEVRLEDANKPAYYPYEEVPAKVSDELAETWVDAPVEDQPEVIDEEVDAVKVAEVIAY, from the exons ATGATGCTCAGGTTCTGTGTTCTCCTATGTGCTGTGGGACTGGCGGTGGgtgcgccgccggcgccgcaaCGGACCCAGGCCGACATTGATGAGCTTAGACAGATCCTGTCTAAGGCGAAGCCAG GCGATGGCAATCTGGAGGAGGCGATGGCGGAGCGTCCGTGGTCAAGCGCATGGGAGAACAGCGGCAAGTACCAGGGAGACATCATACTGACTGATGACCAGATAGAGGATATGGTCGCGGAATACTCTAGCGCCGAGCAGAGGAATGGCATGGCCAACCCGAACACCCGCTGGCCTGGCAACACCATTATTTATGAGTTCGCCGCTGGACATTTCT CTACCGCCCAGCAGAATGAAATCATGTCATCTTTCAACATGTTCAACACAAGGACTTGTGTCAGGTTCCGTCGGCGAACCAACGAGCACGATTTCGTCAGGATCACG GGCTGGAGCGACGGCTGCTACGCCCACGTGGGGTACATGCGCAACTTCGGCGCCCACACCTTCAACATCGCATGGCCAGGCTGCTCTAACCGCATGATCATCATGCATGAATGGCTGCATGTCGTCGGATTCCACCACATGCACCAGACGTACCCTCGGGACGACTGGGTCATCATCAACTGGCAGAACGTTCAAAACG GCATGGCGAGTCAATTCAATAGATTCTCCAACTCACTGATAACGATGCTCGGGTTGCCGTATGAATACGCCAGCAACCAGCACTACGGCTCGCACGCTTTCAGCTTCAATGGACAACCAACCATCACGCCTAGATTC AACGACGGAGGCCAAATGGGACAACTGCAGTTCGTCAGTGGCTGGGACATCCTTCGCGTCAACCGACTGTACAACTGCCCTGGAGCATGGAATCAAGAAGTGAGGCTTGAAGACGCCAACAAACCAGCATACTACCCTTATGAAGAAGTACCTGCGAAAGTCTCCGATGAACTCGCTGAAACCTGGGTTGACGCACCAGTTGAAGACCAACCTGAAGTTATTGATGAAGAGGTTGATGCTGTTAAGGTTGCAGAAGTGATCGCTTATTAA